One stretch of Candidatus Binatia bacterium DNA includes these proteins:
- the coaW gene encoding type II pantothenate kinase, with amino-acid sequence MIIGVDIGGSTTDAVFLDEGLHVVTVEANDPVAAAAGALAKLAEKLSVGLGEVRALAATGGGSRHLGERLLGIPVHKVSEIVAIGVGGATLANKDRTLVVSLGTGTALVNVQGEDIQHVGGTGVGGGTLLGLAKHLLQVSRLDTLERLAASGDLAHVDLTVGDIAGGPIGRLPAHATASNFGKFGADARPEDKARGLINMIAEVIVSLSVLAARASGQQDIVLTGKLLRVRPFVERVLATSGLFDCRFIVPPHAEYATAIGAARFLLTCAERATGSGAM; translated from the coding sequence CGACCCTGTGGCCGCGGCCGCGGGTGCCCTCGCCAAGCTTGCAGAAAAATTGTCCGTCGGACTCGGTGAGGTGCGCGCGTTGGCGGCCACCGGTGGAGGTTCGCGCCACCTCGGAGAGCGGCTCTTGGGCATTCCTGTGCACAAGGTTTCGGAAATTGTCGCCATTGGCGTGGGCGGCGCCACCCTGGCGAACAAGGACCGAACTCTGGTTGTTTCGCTGGGCACAGGTACGGCGCTGGTCAATGTGCAGGGTGAGGACATTCAACACGTCGGCGGTACCGGTGTGGGGGGCGGCACACTATTGGGGCTTGCCAAGCACCTGTTGCAGGTCTCTCGCCTCGATACTCTGGAGCGCTTGGCGGCCAGCGGTGATTTGGCGCACGTGGACCTCACTGTGGGTGATATTGCCGGAGGGCCAATTGGCCGCCTTCCGGCTCATGCGACGGCCAGTAACTTTGGCAAGTTTGGGGCGGATGCCCGGCCCGAGGACAAGGCCCGAGGCCTCATCAACATGATTGCGGAGGTGATCGTGTCGTTGAGCGTGCTTGCGGCGCGGGCCAGCGGGCAACAGGACATTGTCCTGACCGGAAAGTTGTTGCGTGTGCGTCCCTTCGTCGAACGAGTTCTTGCCACCTCCGGGCTCTTCGATTGCCGCTTTATTGTGCCGCCGCATGCGGAATACGCCACCGCTATCGGAGCGGCGCGGTTCCTGTTGACTTGCGCCGAACGCGCCACCGGAAGCGGCGCTATGTGA
- a CDS encoding MBL fold metallo-hydrolase translates to MGLEDARSAQLRLRFWGVRGSYPTPGRTTVRVGGNSVCMEVQVGTLHLAFDAGTGLIALGHRWIREAAPATAHVFLSHYHHDHIEGLRFFQPVYDRRWTTVVYGPNLPRARVDRVLARSMAPPFFPVALDELPGRLKLRAIGHGDVVRLAGDVPVTVRACISRAHPKLGVALYRIETRHLAVVYATDIESCRQGFEDVKHFARGADVLVHDAQYTEEEYRDASRSRVGWGHSTIGMACSAAQAAGVRRLILYHHDPSHDDRTIRALEREARRLFPHSVAAREGMEVVVG, encoded by the coding sequence ATGGGGTTGGAAGATGCGCGGAGTGCGCAGCTTAGGCTGCGCTTTTGGGGAGTGCGGGGGAGTTATCCGACGCCTGGGCGAACCACGGTGCGAGTCGGGGGCAACTCCGTGTGCATGGAAGTGCAAGTGGGCACTCTTCACTTGGCCTTCGACGCGGGCACCGGCCTCATTGCGTTGGGCCATCGATGGATCCGCGAAGCCGCACCTGCAACCGCGCACGTGTTTCTCAGCCATTATCATCACGACCACATCGAAGGACTGAGATTTTTTCAGCCCGTATACGATCGCCGTTGGACCACAGTCGTATACGGCCCCAACCTCCCCCGCGCGCGTGTGGATCGTGTGCTGGCGCGCAGCATGGCACCGCCGTTTTTCCCCGTCGCTTTGGACGAACTCCCGGGCCGCTTGAAGTTGCGCGCCATCGGCCATGGCGACGTGGTGCGCCTCGCCGGCGATGTGCCGGTCACTGTGCGCGCATGCATTAGCCGAGCGCATCCCAAGCTGGGAGTGGCGTTGTACCGGATCGAAACCCGGCACTTGGCCGTCGTGTACGCCACGGACATCGAGAGTTGCCGCCAGGGCTTCGAGGACGTGAAGCATTTTGCCCGCGGGGCCGATGTGCTGGTACACGATGCCCAATACACGGAAGAAGAGTACCGCGATGCTTCGCGCAGCCGTGTTGGCTGGGGGCACAGCACCATTGGCATGGCCTGCTCCGCCGCACAGGCTGCAGGAGTGCGACGCTTGATCTTGTATCATCATGACCCGAGTCACGATGATCGCACCATCCGCGCTCTGGAGCGTGAAGCCCGGCGGTTGTTTCCCCACAGCGTTGCGGCTCGGGAAGGCATGGAGGTGGTGGTGGGGTGA
- the acd gene encoding acyl-CoA dehydrogenase, which yields MDFAFTPEHEELRQTVRRFLQDRSDEATVRRLMVTEEGFDRATWAQLAEQLGLTALIVPEEFGGSGLGPVELAITMEEMGRTLFCAPYFSTAVLATSVLREAASDAARQELLPAIAAGKKIVAVAWAESPGIWEPADVRLKAQHGRRGWTLTGEKTAVIDGQTADEILVVARTREGLSLFRVSGSADGLQREALPTLDLTRKLARVRFQKTPAECIAASADVEAQLQRAFLLGLVALAAEQAGGAQQCLDMSTQHAKTRWQFGRPIGSFQAIKHRCADMLVAVEFAKSAAYHAAFRAAEGDAGELDAAARMAKSYCSDAFFQVANDTIQVHGGMGFTWEHPAHLYFKRAKSSALLFGDPVHHRDKLAAIIGV from the coding sequence ATGGATTTTGCATTTACGCCCGAACACGAAGAGTTGCGCCAAACCGTGCGCCGGTTCTTGCAAGACCGTTCCGATGAAGCCACGGTGCGGCGCCTCATGGTCACCGAAGAAGGTTTTGACCGAGCCACTTGGGCTCAACTGGCCGAGCAACTCGGGCTGACCGCGTTAATTGTGCCCGAGGAGTTCGGAGGGAGCGGCTTGGGCCCGGTGGAGCTGGCGATCACGATGGAGGAAATGGGCCGCACGCTGTTTTGCGCCCCGTACTTTTCGACCGCCGTGCTGGCCACCAGCGTATTGCGCGAGGCCGCCAGCGATGCAGCGCGACAAGAGCTGCTGCCGGCAATCGCGGCCGGAAAAAAAATTGTCGCGGTCGCCTGGGCAGAAAGCCCGGGAATTTGGGAGCCAGCGGACGTGCGCCTCAAGGCCCAGCACGGGCGTCGCGGTTGGACGCTCACGGGAGAGAAGACGGCGGTGATCGATGGCCAAACAGCCGACGAGATTTTGGTGGTCGCCCGCACCCGCGAAGGCTTGAGTCTGTTCCGCGTCAGCGGTAGCGCGGATGGCTTGCAGCGCGAAGCGTTGCCGACTTTGGATCTCACCCGTAAGCTCGCTCGCGTGCGCTTTCAAAAAACGCCGGCCGAGTGCATTGCGGCCAGCGCGGATGTAGAGGCCCAACTCCAGCGAGCCTTCTTACTAGGCCTGGTGGCCTTGGCTGCCGAGCAGGCCGGCGGTGCCCAGCAGTGCCTGGATATGTCCACGCAGCACGCGAAAACGCGCTGGCAGTTTGGCCGCCCCATTGGCTCGTTCCAAGCCATCAAGCATCGCTGCGCGGATATGTTGGTGGCAGTGGAATTTGCGAAATCGGCAGCCTATCACGCGGCGTTTCGCGCCGCAGAAGGCGACGCCGGCGAGCTCGATGCGGCGGCCCGGATGGCGAAGTCGTACTGTTCCGACGCCTTTTTCCAGGTGGCCAACGACACCATCCAAGTGCACGGTGGCATGGGCTTTACCTGGGAGCATCCCGCGCACTTGTACTTCAAGCGAGCCAAGAGCAGCGCATTGCTATTTGGCGATCCCGTGCATCATCGCGACAAGCTCGCCGCCATCATTGGCGTTTGA
- a CDS encoding acyl-CoA dehydrogenase, whose protein sequence is MSQYRPMTEEELRERVRKLKAEYNPDRVDMFTFRGAQYDHGLAWVHFPEGYGGLGINPKMQAIVADELRKGVETVYDDLAINPIGIGMGAPTLMTYGSDELKRALLRKCFTGEEIWCQLFSEPGAGSDVAGLATRAVRDGDDWVVNGQKVWTTLAHVAKWGLLVARTNPDVPKHEGLSYFLLDMHSPGVEVRPLYQITGEAEFNEVFLNDVRIPHRYMLGQEGQGWQVAITTLMNERTALGGGSTQKGGGPIQVLMQLWNARPPKRHAPAEAAVLRDRITRLYIESELLRLTALRARAMMRAGNPGPEGSVGKLAQAELYKKIWECGMDVLGEEALVYEPGYALRRPAHEERRDKVLLAKYQFLRSRANSIEGGTSEIMRNILGERVLGLPGEPRTDKGIPWKDIPRGG, encoded by the coding sequence ATGTCCCAGTACCGACCGATGACCGAGGAAGAACTGCGCGAGCGCGTGCGCAAACTCAAGGCCGAGTACAACCCGGACCGAGTGGACATGTTTACCTTTCGGGGGGCGCAGTACGACCATGGCTTGGCCTGGGTCCACTTTCCCGAAGGGTACGGTGGCTTAGGCATCAACCCCAAGATGCAAGCCATTGTCGCCGATGAACTGCGCAAGGGCGTTGAGACAGTGTACGATGACTTAGCGATCAACCCCATCGGAATCGGCATGGGTGCTCCGACGCTCATGACCTACGGATCGGATGAGCTTAAACGGGCCTTGTTGCGCAAGTGCTTCACCGGAGAGGAAATCTGGTGCCAGTTGTTCAGCGAGCCCGGAGCAGGTTCCGACGTTGCCGGGCTAGCGACCCGGGCCGTGCGCGATGGCGACGATTGGGTCGTGAACGGCCAAAAAGTGTGGACGACACTGGCCCACGTGGCCAAGTGGGGGCTGTTGGTCGCGCGGACCAATCCGGACGTGCCCAAACACGAGGGGCTCTCGTACTTCTTGCTCGACATGCACTCGCCCGGAGTAGAGGTGCGCCCGCTGTACCAAATTACCGGGGAGGCGGAGTTCAACGAGGTGTTCCTCAACGATGTACGCATTCCCCACCGCTACATGCTCGGGCAGGAGGGGCAAGGCTGGCAGGTAGCGATTACCACACTGATGAACGAACGCACCGCCCTCGGTGGTGGCTCCACCCAAAAAGGGGGCGGTCCGATCCAGGTGCTCATGCAACTGTGGAACGCGCGGCCACCCAAGCGCCACGCTCCGGCCGAAGCGGCGGTGCTGCGGGATCGCATTACGCGACTCTACATCGAATCGGAGCTGTTGCGGCTGACGGCCTTGCGCGCGCGCGCAATGATGCGTGCCGGCAATCCGGGCCCCGAGGGTTCCGTCGGCAAGCTTGCCCAGGCCGAGCTTTATAAGAAAATTTGGGAGTGCGGCATGGACGTGCTCGGTGAGGAAGCGCTGGTGTACGAACCGGGTTACGCGTTGCGTCGCCCTGCACACGAAGAACGGCGCGACAAGGTGCTCTTGGCCAAGTACCAGTTCTTGCGCTCCCGAGCCAACTCGATCGAGGGCGGAACATCGGAAATCATGCGCAACATCCTCGGAGAACGAGTCCTGGGTCTGCCCGGCGAGCCCCGAACGGACAAGGGCATTCCGTGGAAAGACATTCCGCGCGGCGGGTGA